In a genomic window of Pelotomaculum thermopropionicum SI:
- the IclR gene encoding transcriptional regulator, whose product MLFLEEEKLTLSEIARRVGISKTAAYRMVTTLVEMNFLKKDETKRYQLGHNILRLARMVEQSLKSIAVQVMKELAAKTGESVYLSMSKNCQYYYFIEGVESGQHLKWTVNIGEPNSLLVGSAGKAHVAFRDRKEAEEIVQRARLIPFTPHTIIEKEKLIEELEKIRSQEYSFSWGERYEEAVGISCPIWDSAKKRYAVAVLSIFIPKFRYSDLDLNRYLEPLREAAKKIFLLLGG is encoded by the coding sequence TTGCTTTTTTTAGAAGAAGAAAAACTCACCTTATCAGAGATTGCCAGACGTGTGGGTATCAGTAAAACGGCGGCCTACAGGATGGTAACAACCCTGGTTGAGATGAATTTCTTAAAAAAGGACGAAACAAAAAGATATCAGCTCGGCCACAACATACTGAGGCTGGCCAGAATGGTCGAGCAGAGCTTGAAAAGTATTGCCGTGCAGGTTATGAAGGAACTGGCCGCAAAGACCGGGGAGTCGGTTTATTTAAGCATGTCAAAAAACTGCCAGTACTACTATTTTATAGAGGGAGTGGAAAGCGGGCAGCACCTGAAGTGGACGGTCAACATCGGCGAGCCCAACTCCCTTCTGGTCGGCTCTGCGGGCAAGGCGCACGTGGCCTTCCGCGACAGAAAAGAAGCAGAGGAAATTGTTCAACGGGCAAGACTGATTCCGTTTACCCCGCATACAATTATAGAAAAAGAAAAATTAATTGAAGAGCTGGAAAAGATTCGCTCTCAGGAGTATTCCTTCAGCTGGGGGGAGAGATACGAAGAGGCGGTGGGAATATCCTGCCCTATATGGGATTCCGCTAAAAAGAGATATGCCGTAGCTGTTCTGAGCATTTTTATTCCCAAGTTCAGGTACTCCGACCTGGATTTAAACCGCTACCTGGAACCTCTGAGAGAGGCTGCGAAAAAAATTTTTTTGCTGCTGGGAGGATAA
- the SalX gene encoding ABC-type antimicrobial peptide transport system, ATPase component: MSGNTAIVVENIKKVYNMGETKILALKDISFTIHEGEMVAIMGSSGSGKSTLLNILGCLDKPTAGSYYLYGENVSQLDKNQLAFIRNKRIGFVFQGFNLLGRMSVLANVELPLVYAGVPKKEMAERAKEALAWVGLSEYLHHYPNQMSGGQQQRVAIARALVNNPSLILADEPTGALDSKTSVEIMAVIQRLNIERGITVVVVTHEKDISLYCQRLINVKDGCITGDAPVLNQREAAGDLPVFPGEKEAAGWTF; encoded by the coding sequence ATGTCCGGGAATACAGCAATCGTTGTGGAAAACATCAAAAAAGTATACAACATGGGGGAAACTAAAATTTTAGCTTTAAAGGATATCAGTTTCACCATCCATGAGGGCGAAATGGTTGCCATTATGGGTTCCTCCGGTTCAGGCAAAAGCACCCTGCTTAACATTTTGGGCTGCTTAGACAAGCCCACTGCGGGCAGTTATTATCTTTACGGCGAAAATGTTTCCCAACTGGACAAAAACCAGCTGGCCTTTATCCGCAACAAAAGGATCGGTTTTGTATTCCAGGGTTTTAACCTGCTGGGAAGAATGTCAGTGCTGGCTAATGTGGAGCTCCCGCTGGTCTATGCCGGCGTACCAAAGAAAGAAATGGCCGAAAGGGCAAAGGAGGCCCTGGCCTGGGTCGGACTGTCAGAGTACCTGCATCACTATCCCAATCAGATGTCGGGCGGCCAGCAGCAGAGGGTGGCCATCGCCCGGGCGCTGGTGAACAACCCTTCTTTGATCCTGGCAGACGAACCCACCGGTGCCCTCGACTCAAAAACGAGCGTGGAGATCATGGCAGTGATTCAAAGGCTTAATATTGAGAGAGGTATAACTGTGGTGGTGGTTACCCATGAAAAAGATATCTCGTTGTACTGCCAGCGTTTAATCAATGTTAAGGACGGGTGCATTACCGGAGACGCTCCGGTTTTGAACCAGAGAGAGGCTGCCGGGGACCTGCCAGTCTTCCCTGGAGAAAAGGAGGCGGCGGGTTGGACGTTTTAA
- a CDS encoding sigma factor PP2C-like phosphatase encodes MPFYLDIGYSQLNKKGEELCGDSVEILRSEKSTVIVLSDGLGSGVKANILSRITAKTAATMLKMGCLIDEVIETMAETLPVCNVRHLAYSTFSIVQIFNDGRAYLAEFDNPPAYLGYENEILPLKREERTVRDKQVKETLLDLMPGNWIVLISDGVLHAGLGNVLNFGWGDRQLGRFIKETAGQNLEANDWAETITEKCNELYGGLPGDDVSVVVIKIRDTRKLTVLVGPPRSRADDRKAVGSLIRTEGRKVVCGGSTSNMVSRILLKELVIDMSSFSEDVPPTGTIEGIDLVTEGAITLYHALEMLKKGVKLRSLAGAKDGASLLLAEFLRADKVHFIVGLAVNQAQHYPGFPPACLLKNQTVRDIAEILKSMGKEVTIEYL; translated from the coding sequence ATGCCGTTTTACCTCGATATTGGATACTCTCAGCTAAATAAAAAAGGGGAAGAGCTCTGCGGCGATTCAGTAGAGATTCTCCGTTCGGAAAAGTCCACCGTAATAGTATTGTCCGACGGGCTGGGAAGCGGGGTAAAGGCCAACATTCTTTCCCGCATCACCGCCAAAACTGCAGCAACCATGTTAAAGATGGGATGCCTTATAGATGAAGTAATTGAAACCATGGCCGAAACCCTGCCCGTATGTAATGTCAGGCACCTGGCCTACAGCACTTTTTCCATTGTCCAGATCTTTAACGACGGAAGGGCTTATCTGGCCGAATTCGACAACCCTCCGGCCTATCTTGGTTATGAGAATGAGATTTTGCCCTTAAAAAGAGAAGAGCGCACGGTTAGGGACAAACAGGTGAAGGAAACCCTTCTTGACCTGATGCCCGGGAACTGGATAGTCTTAATTAGTGACGGCGTTCTCCATGCCGGTTTGGGGAATGTCTTGAACTTCGGGTGGGGGGACCGCCAGCTTGGCAGGTTCATTAAGGAAACGGCAGGCCAGAACCTCGAAGCAAACGACTGGGCCGAGACAATTACGGAAAAGTGCAATGAGCTTTATGGGGGGCTTCCAGGGGATGACGTAAGCGTTGTTGTCATTAAGATCAGGGATACCAGGAAACTGACGGTTTTGGTAGGCCCCCCGAGGTCCAGGGCTGACGATAGAAAAGCAGTTGGCAGTTTAATCCGGACGGAGGGCAGGAAAGTTGTTTGCGGCGGATCCACCAGCAACATGGTAAGCAGGATATTGTTGAAAGAACTTGTCATCGACATGAGCTCGTTTTCTGAGGATGTTCCGCCTACGGGAACAATTGAAGGGATCGACCTGGTTACGGAGGGTGCTATTACCCTCTATCATGCGCTGGAAATGCTTAAAAAGGGCGTCAAGCTGAGAAGCCTGGCCGGGGCTAAGGACGGGGCAAGTTTATTGCTGGCAGAGTTTCTCAGGGCTGATAAGGTTCATTTTATCGTCGGCCTGGCGGTGAATCAGGCCCAGCATTACCCCGGTTTCCCGCCGGCGTGTTTATTGAAAAATCAAACGGTCAGGGATATCGCGGAAATCCTGAAAAGCATGGGGAAAGAGGTAACCATCGAATACCTTTAG
- the OmpR gene encoding response regulator (consisting of a CheY-like receiver domain and a winged-helix DNA-binding domain) — protein MPKLKGIRVLLVDDEPNILQFLELGLQNEGFEVQTAQDGFTAINLMKQFQPHVVILDVMMPGMDGFEVCRMLKKMENVAVIMLTARDEVDDRVKGLNIGADDYMVKPFSFEELLARIHARVRNQFPNLFGEVAIGPFQIDDRRKEIKFEGRVLELSPTEYELLKYLVLNHGLVLSKRMILDKVWGYDFAGEENIVEVYVRSLREKLKDKDHQIIRTLRGAGYRVDLP, from the coding sequence ATGCCAAAATTAAAGGGGATCAGGGTGCTGCTGGTGGACGACGAGCCGAATATACTGCAGTTTTTAGAGCTGGGCCTGCAGAACGAAGGCTTTGAGGTGCAGACTGCCCAGGACGGTTTTACGGCAATTAACCTGATGAAGCAATTTCAGCCGCACGTGGTTATACTCGACGTTATGATGCCGGGCATGGACGGCTTTGAAGTTTGCCGGATGCTTAAAAAGATGGAAAACGTGGCGGTTATCATGCTGACGGCCAGGGACGAGGTGGACGACCGGGTAAAGGGTTTAAATATCGGAGCCGACGATTACATGGTAAAGCCGTTTAGTTTTGAAGAGCTGCTTGCCAGGATTCACGCCAGGGTCCGGAACCAGTTTCCAAACCTGTTCGGGGAAGTGGCAATTGGCCCGTTCCAAATCGATGACCGGCGCAAGGAGATAAAGTTTGAGGGCAGGGTTTTAGAGCTTTCCCCTACGGAGTACGAGCTCCTCAAGTATCTGGTCTTGAATCATGGGCTGGTTTTAAGCAAAAGGATGATTCTGGATAAAGTTTGGGGTTACGATTTTGCCGGAGAGGAAAACATCGTAGAGGTGTACGTCAGGTCCCTGCGGGAAAAGTTAAAAGATAAAGACCATCAGATCATCCGGACCTTGCGGGGAGCCGGGTACCGGGTTGATTTGCCATGA
- a CDS encoding hypothetical protein (containing partial COG0388, predicted amidohydrolase) — MKYDIYTAVAIQPEVKVVEKRSDIKKNLQRCLELIDAAPQTAPSAKEKYEGNWAPIKLVSFPEFFIQGHEGHWPFDHYINEVLIDIPGEETERLAEKAKEYQIYIAGCALERDKDWIDDGYFFNTHFIIGPDGKIIHKYRKITVATHYELAVSPHDVYDKFVAMHGDDLSVFLPVTDTEIGKIGTITCMDGHFPETARALGVQGAEVILHPLLVEPMMSPPQEIWQMMNRMRAWENVCYVIAASVRLTFRNMCQLR; from the coding sequence GTGAAGTACGACATTTACACTGCGGTGGCCATTCAGCCGGAAGTGAAGGTAGTGGAGAAGAGGAGCGACATAAAAAAGAATTTGCAGCGCTGCCTGGAGCTTATCGATGCAGCCCCTCAAACAGCACCGAGTGCTAAGGAAAAGTACGAAGGCAACTGGGCGCCCATTAAGCTCGTCTCTTTCCCGGAATTTTTTATTCAGGGACATGAGGGGCACTGGCCGTTCGACCACTACATCAATGAAGTTCTTATCGACATTCCCGGCGAGGAAACCGAGCGTTTGGCCGAAAAAGCCAAAGAATACCAGATTTATATTGCCGGCTGCGCGCTGGAAAGAGACAAGGACTGGATCGACGACGGATACTTCTTTAACACCCACTTCATCATCGGGCCTGACGGGAAAATAATTCATAAGTACCGGAAAATCACCGTGGCCACCCATTATGAGCTGGCCGTAAGCCCGCATGATGTCTACGACAAGTTCGTTGCCATGCATGGCGATGATCTCTCCGTATTTCTCCCCGTCACCGATACCGAGATCGGGAAAATCGGCACCATTACCTGTATGGATGGACATTTCCCGGAGACAGCCAGGGCCTTGGGGGTACAGGGCGCCGAGGTCATTCTCCACCCGCTGCTGGTCGAGCCGATGATGTCGCCTCCCCAGGAGATCTGGCAGATGATGAACAGGATGCGGGCCTGGGAAAATGTCTGTTACGTGATTGCCGCCTCCGTTCGACTTACCTTTCGGAATATGTGCCAGCTAAGGTGA
- a CDS encoding hypothtical hydrogenase (containing COG4624, iron only hydrogenase large subunit, C-terminal domain; COG2000, predicted Fe-S protein; and PAS domain), whose product MSLISTNEAKCRDCYKCLRSCPVKAISIKTEKPGTAVRVRVIEESCIQDGLCTLVCPQKAKVVNNCLEDVKKAIARNTVPVIASVAPSFPVALPLPEPGLFPAILRRLGFSRVEQTAVGAGLICLEHGRMEFKGPLISSACPVIVNIVERHYPRLIPHLSPLVSPMIAHARLLKSLYPGSIVVFIGPCIAKKGEALSEEFKGDVDYVLGFTEVWEWIKSEGLEIEKLSAGEFDGYNPGPARLFPLEGGQLMTTSLSTDMLDKNVHAFSGLKKCMELLASYGEAAPSGKPEFIELLACEGGCVGGPYTVVEKSSFIKKQKLLDLHYRSLQEEAASGREAEPGPQLPSGLLYRTYRNKKCELPLPSPEQIDKILAMTDKFSPEDELNCGACGFNTCRDKAVAVFHGYAEPEMCIPYMRRRAESLSNQVLQALPDAVVIVRGDMAIEEINPAAEKMFNCTRSVIGQDLEVLTDPTEFLKVFQTKKMVKLEVSDLKNKIDTRQIIFPLGDRVVGILTDITEELKREEELSLVKTQTINRAQEVIKKQMTVAQVIAGLLGETTAETKALLNELIKLMKDKKEN is encoded by the coding sequence ATGAGCCTGATCAGCACAAATGAGGCAAAATGCCGGGATTGTTACAAGTGCCTTCGCTCCTGTCCGGTTAAAGCAATATCGATTAAAACCGAAAAACCCGGTACTGCCGTGCGGGTCCGGGTTATAGAGGAGAGTTGCATCCAGGACGGCCTTTGCACTCTTGTTTGTCCGCAAAAGGCAAAGGTGGTCAATAACTGCCTGGAGGACGTAAAGAAAGCAATTGCCCGGAACACTGTGCCGGTTATAGCCAGTGTGGCGCCTTCCTTCCCGGTGGCGCTGCCGCTGCCCGAGCCGGGCTTGTTTCCGGCAATACTCAGGCGCCTCGGCTTTTCTCGCGTGGAGCAAACGGCGGTTGGAGCCGGGCTGATCTGCCTTGAACACGGCCGGATGGAGTTTAAAGGGCCGCTTATTTCCAGCGCCTGCCCGGTAATTGTAAATATCGTAGAGCGGCATTACCCCCGGTTAATACCTCATTTGTCGCCCCTGGTATCCCCTATGATAGCTCACGCCAGGCTTCTTAAAAGCCTGTACCCGGGGAGCATTGTGGTGTTTATCGGGCCCTGCATTGCCAAAAAAGGAGAAGCTCTTTCTGAGGAATTCAAGGGAGATGTCGATTATGTGCTCGGCTTTACAGAGGTATGGGAGTGGATTAAGAGTGAAGGGCTGGAAATAGAGAAGCTGTCTGCCGGGGAATTTGACGGTTACAACCCCGGGCCCGCCCGTTTGTTTCCCCTTGAGGGCGGGCAGCTGATGACAACCTCACTGAGTACGGATATGCTGGATAAAAATGTTCATGCGTTTTCCGGCTTGAAAAAGTGTATGGAGCTTCTTGCCAGTTACGGCGAGGCCGCTCCGTCGGGAAAACCGGAATTTATAGAGTTGCTGGCCTGCGAAGGGGGATGCGTAGGCGGGCCTTATACAGTTGTTGAAAAAAGCTCTTTCATAAAGAAGCAGAAACTTTTGGATCTGCATTACCGCAGCCTTCAGGAAGAGGCTGCTTCCGGCAGGGAAGCGGAGCCAGGGCCGCAACTTCCTTCCGGGCTTTTGTACCGCACCTACCGGAACAAAAAATGCGAGCTGCCCCTTCCCAGCCCAGAACAAATTGATAAAATACTGGCCATGACCGACAAATTTTCACCGGAAGACGAGCTGAACTGCGGGGCCTGTGGTTTCAATACCTGCAGGGACAAGGCGGTTGCCGTTTTCCACGGTTACGCCGAGCCGGAAATGTGCATTCCTTACATGAGAAGGAGGGCAGAGTCTCTATCGAACCAGGTTCTCCAGGCCCTGCCGGATGCGGTGGTTATTGTGCGGGGTGACATGGCCATTGAGGAAATCAACCCCGCAGCGGAAAAGATGTTTAATTGCACCAGGAGCGTAATCGGCCAGGACCTTGAAGTGCTGACAGATCCCACTGAATTCTTGAAAGTATTTCAGACAAAGAAGATGGTCAAGCTGGAGGTTTCCGACTTAAAAAACAAGATCGACACCAGGCAGATTATTTTTCCTTTAGGGGACAGGGTTGTAGGCATACTTACCGACATTACCGAAGAACTGAAAAGGGAGGAAGAGCTTTCACTGGTGAAAACCCAGACCATTAACCGGGCCCAGGAAGTAATTAAAAAGCAAATGACCGTGGCCCAGGTTATAGCCGGGCTGCTGGGGGAAACTACGGCGGAAACCAAAGCGCTGTTAAATGAATTGATTAAGCTGATGAAAGATAAGAAAGAGAACTGA
- the CumB gene encoding cytosine/adenosine deaminases: MAVVNHAGYMREALAEAKKAYGLGEVPVGAVVVRDGEIIGRGHNLRETLKDSTAHAEILAMREAARIVGDWRLNGTVLYSTIEPCAMCAGAIIQFRVATLVYGAADPKAGAAGSVIDVIGQPRFNHRVEVVSGVLEEECREIIQKFFRELREREET, translated from the coding sequence GTGGCTGTTGTAAATCACGCCGGGTACATGCGCGAGGCCCTGGCGGAGGCAAAAAAGGCTTATGGCCTGGGCGAAGTGCCGGTCGGTGCGGTTGTTGTCCGGGACGGCGAAATTATCGGGCGGGGGCATAACCTGCGGGAGACTCTGAAGGACAGCACCGCCCATGCGGAAATCCTGGCCATGCGCGAGGCGGCCAGGATTGTCGGGGACTGGCGCTTGAACGGCACCGTCCTTTACTCAACCATCGAGCCCTGTGCAATGTGCGCCGGGGCGATAATCCAGTTCAGGGTGGCCACGCTGGTCTACGGCGCTGCCGACCCGAAGGCCGGGGCCGCCGGGTCGGTGATCGACGTGATCGGGCAGCCGCGCTTCAACCACCGGGTGGAAGTGGTGTCCGGGGTGCTGGAGGAGGAGTGCCGGGAAATAATTCAAAAGTTTTTCCGGGAACTGAGGGAAAGGGAGGAAACCTGA
- a CDS encoding hypothetical membrane-associated sensory histidine kinase (containing COG5002, VicK, signal transduction histidine kinase domain): protein MNSKKSEFFGSLRIQLLSRSLLILALLLMLIGLFQYVLMKEFVYRNKAASIQSQLLSVPRFDWPQLPGIPEDGRVRPPLFFIPEVNLAFVDLEGNFYVLSRGPGDTSPPRLDTGEYLSILGKRPDLRYKVVYDSAGTEQLLVLQPVMARNGKVIGITQAGTLTGPLKELLVRQLLVFLVLSLAAMFFGLLGFLPVIRRTLAPLSNMIDTAGQIDAGNLAKRFPTQQGQVEIDRLAESFNGMLDRLEASFKAERETKEQMRRFIADASHELRTPLTSIHGFLEVLLRGAASQPDQLQKALKSMHSESERLTRLVHDLLLLAKLDRTPQVELAEGLLSTMILDMEPQLRILAGNRELSLQIEPGVVCRYDVNKMKQVILNLFHNAVQHTDPEGGCIRLSLSRVDGGVRLSVQDNGPGIGEEYLPHIFDRFYRIDVSRARKYGGSGLGLAITKAIVDIHGGVISVESKPGEGCTFHIWLPV, encoded by the coding sequence ATGAACAGTAAAAAAAGCGAATTTTTCGGCTCGCTCCGGATTCAATTGTTGTCCCGTTCTCTCCTGATCCTTGCCCTTTTGCTTATGCTGATCGGCCTATTTCAGTATGTTTTGATGAAGGAGTTCGTGTACAGGAACAAAGCCGCCAGCATACAGAGCCAGCTCCTGTCGGTTCCCCGTTTTGACTGGCCGCAATTGCCCGGTATCCCGGAGGACGGCAGGGTGCGCCCGCCGCTTTTTTTTATTCCTGAGGTGAACCTGGCATTTGTCGATCTGGAAGGCAACTTTTACGTGCTGTCACGCGGGCCTGGGGACACAAGCCCTCCAAGGCTGGATACCGGGGAGTATTTGAGCATACTAGGCAAAAGGCCGGACCTGAGATATAAAGTTGTTTATGATTCCGCGGGGACAGAACAGTTGCTGGTGTTGCAGCCGGTCATGGCAAGGAACGGGAAGGTTATCGGCATAACCCAGGCGGGTACTTTGACAGGCCCGCTAAAAGAGCTGCTTGTACGCCAGCTTCTAGTGTTTTTGGTTCTTTCCCTGGCAGCCATGTTTTTCGGGCTGCTCGGTTTTCTGCCAGTGATTAGAAGAACACTGGCCCCCCTTTCCAACATGATAGATACTGCCGGGCAAATCGACGCCGGAAATCTGGCTAAGCGTTTCCCGACCCAGCAGGGTCAGGTAGAAATAGACCGCCTGGCGGAATCCTTCAATGGGATGCTGGACCGTTTGGAGGCTTCCTTCAAAGCGGAAAGGGAAACCAAGGAACAGATGCGTCGCTTTATAGCAGACGCCTCCCACGAGCTCCGCACGCCGCTGACGTCCATCCACGGCTTTCTGGAGGTGCTGCTCCGCGGCGCGGCCAGCCAACCCGATCAGCTGCAGAAAGCGTTAAAAAGCATGCACAGCGAATCGGAGCGCCTTACCAGGCTGGTGCACGACCTGCTGCTGCTGGCCAAGCTCGACCGCACCCCCCAGGTTGAGCTGGCCGAAGGTTTACTGAGCACCATGATCCTGGATATGGAGCCACAGCTGCGAATACTGGCCGGCAACAGAGAGCTCAGCCTGCAGATCGAACCGGGCGTAGTGTGCAGGTATGACGTGAACAAAATGAAACAGGTCATTTTGAACCTGTTTCACAATGCGGTACAGCATACCGACCCTGAAGGCGGCTGTATCCGGCTTTCGTTGTCCAGGGTTGATGGCGGCGTGCGGCTTTCTGTTCAGGACAACGGGCCAGGGATCGGCGAGGAATACCTGCCCCATATCTTCGACCGGTTCTACCGGATAGATGTATCCCGCGCCCGCAAGTACGGCGGCTCAGGCCTGGGCCTGGCAATTACTAAGGCAATTGTGGACATTCACGGCGGAGTTATCAGCGTTGAAAGCAAGCCGGGAGAAGGCTGTACATTTCACATCTGGCTGCCTGTATAA
- the UhpC gene encoding sugar phosphate permease: protein MPAKVRGRFVSVFNACFSLGVALAYFLGYLVVVPFGWRWGFAIGVLPILMFFVAKATLPESVRYLLEKGKIEEAVRIVEQIEKKILKRVTVPFEEAVKIEREAAASQRKESRIGIADLFTRGMARYTIVVAIAWFSLQYCVYAIMVWMPVVLRTELGFQLATGLSFLALGSLLGAAATPLSGIAADTIGRKISLCAIFTIYGIIPYFLFLLGRDPALGFILLMLTLIVVGLINGIVYVYSPENFPTKARGAGMGFVTAVGRVGAIAGPTIVGFIYSVAGFIWVLHVNIALLLFGAIVVWIFGRETKGRVLEDIESS from the coding sequence GTGCCAGCTAAGGTGAGAGGGCGGTTTGTCAGCGTTTTTAACGCCTGTTTCTCTTTGGGCGTTGCCCTGGCCTATTTTCTGGGATATCTGGTTGTCGTCCCCTTTGGATGGAGATGGGGTTTTGCAATTGGAGTACTGCCCATTTTAATGTTTTTTGTGGCCAAAGCCACCCTTCCTGAATCCGTGCGGTACCTGCTGGAAAAGGGGAAAATAGAAGAAGCGGTAAGAATAGTTGAACAGATTGAGAAAAAGATTCTTAAAAGAGTGACCGTGCCCTTTGAAGAAGCGGTTAAAATTGAGAGAGAAGCTGCTGCATCGCAGCGCAAGGAGTCCAGGATAGGGATAGCCGACCTGTTTACCAGGGGAATGGCCAGGTATACAATCGTTGTTGCCATAGCATGGTTCAGCCTGCAGTACTGTGTTTACGCAATTATGGTCTGGATGCCTGTGGTATTGAGGACGGAACTCGGCTTTCAGCTGGCGACGGGGCTTTCTTTCCTGGCCCTTGGATCGCTTTTGGGAGCTGCGGCAACACCGCTTTCCGGCATTGCGGCAGACACGATCGGGCGGAAAATATCGCTGTGCGCGATATTCACCATTTACGGCATTATCCCTTACTTCCTGTTTCTCCTTGGCAGGGACCCGGCGCTCGGCTTTATCCTTTTAATGCTTACCCTTATTGTCGTCGGGCTGATTAACGGCATAGTGTATGTTTACAGTCCCGAAAACTTCCCGACCAAGGCGCGGGGGGCCGGGATGGGGTTTGTCACGGCCGTCGGCCGGGTGGGCGCCATTGCCGGCCCGACGATTGTGGGGTTCATTTACTCTGTGGCGGGGTTTATCTGGGTGCTCCATGTCAACATTGCCCTGCTGCTGTTTGGCGCCATTGTAGTGTGGATTTTTGGCCGGGAGACAAAGGGCAGGGTCCTGGAAGATATCGAAAGCAGTTAG
- the AcrA gene encoding membrane-fusion protein, with amino-acid sequence MAAALAGLYVLGGTKKAESNYITGTVKKGTVTTAISATGTVEPVSTVSLSFENAEIIKKIYVKEGDHVTAGQLLAEQESDNLEAQVIQSSASLKGALAKLELLKNGSTAEEIAQAEANVVMAQAAYDLTKTNLERYQALFQEGAVSRADLDSASNEYVNAEAKLKQAQESLKALLNGNRREDIEAQAAQVESSRAQLQIAQKALAGTKLFSPINGVVSEVNGGEGQRAAANNNSTSSGTGFIVVISDALQVRAQVNEADIGRLETGQKAEITVNAFPNKTFTGRVGSISPQATTVSNVQVYDTVIELDENQQGLKAGMPANVNIIVERREDVLTVARGAVTYAANYLNNAGQGTAAKTASPEGGNSNRTSVSGADGNSSSGIGAAGLAKENARKQQAVVLVLDKSGRPAPRQVVLGLSDLKNYEVIEGLNEGDVVIIGGSGTAVSGSASNNSSGSGGGPPLMGGPPPH; translated from the coding sequence GTGGCAGCAGCGCTGGCCGGTTTATATGTTCTGGGAGGAACAAAAAAAGCAGAAAGCAATTACATAACCGGCACCGTTAAAAAAGGGACGGTAACCACCGCCATTTCAGCCACCGGCACGGTAGAACCGGTAAGCACTGTTTCCTTGAGCTTTGAAAACGCAGAAATAATAAAGAAAATATACGTAAAAGAGGGAGATCACGTAACCGCAGGGCAGCTTCTGGCTGAACAGGAGAGCGACAATTTGGAAGCGCAGGTGATCCAGAGTTCGGCAAGTTTAAAAGGGGCCCTGGCCAAGCTTGAACTCTTAAAAAACGGTTCTACGGCAGAAGAAATAGCTCAGGCCGAGGCAAACGTAGTGATGGCCCAGGCGGCTTATGACCTGACGAAAACCAACCTGGAGCGTTATCAGGCGCTGTTTCAGGAAGGAGCTGTATCTAGGGCCGATCTGGACAGCGCCAGCAACGAATATGTTAATGCAGAGGCCAAGTTAAAACAAGCTCAGGAGTCTCTGAAGGCCCTTTTAAACGGCAACAGGCGGGAAGATATTGAGGCACAGGCCGCCCAGGTGGAGAGCAGCAGGGCGCAGCTTCAGATAGCACAGAAGGCCCTGGCGGGGACAAAACTGTTCAGCCCCATAAATGGTGTTGTCAGCGAAGTAAACGGCGGGGAGGGACAGCGGGCTGCCGCCAACAACAACAGTACCAGCAGCGGAACCGGTTTTATTGTTGTTATTTCGGATGCTCTGCAGGTCAGGGCCCAGGTTAATGAGGCCGACATCGGCAGGCTGGAAACCGGCCAGAAGGCGGAAATCACGGTCAACGCTTTTCCCAATAAAACCTTTACCGGCAGGGTAGGCAGCATCTCCCCGCAGGCGACTACGGTCTCAAACGTTCAGGTTTACGACACGGTTATCGAGCTGGACGAAAACCAGCAGGGCTTAAAGGCAGGAATGCCCGCAAACGTAAATATAATTGTTGAAAGGCGCGAGGATGTTTTGACCGTGGCCAGGGGAGCCGTGACTTATGCTGCTAACTATCTAAACAATGCGGGACAGGGAACCGCTGCCAAGACAGCATCGCCTGAAGGCGGAAACAGCAACCGTACCTCTGTTAGCGGTGCCGACGGGAATTCCAGCAGCGGGATTGGTGCTGCAGGGCTGGCAAAAGAGAATGCCCGGAAGCAACAGGCGGTTGTCCTTGTTCTGGACAAATCCGGCAGGCCTGCGCCCCGGCAGGTGGTGCTAGGGTTGTCGGACCTGAAAAACTATGAAGTTATTGAAGGCCTTAATGAAGGCGATGTTGTGATTATTGGCGGAAGCGGTACCGCTGTTTCAGGTAGCGCAAGCAACAACAGCAGCGGGAGCGGCGGCGGTCCGCCGCTCATGGGAGGGCCTCCGCCACATTAA